A window of Methanolobus sediminis contains these coding sequences:
- a CDS encoding helix-turn-helix domain-containing protein yields MASSIPEMLRAECKCEDMAKCVLGLKELDISTYKALLENGPMTAEKLGELLGRERSTAYRSLQNLISAGLVYRETKSISIGGYYYEYVGIEPVVVKEMIRKNIDQWYKKMNDLIENFDKELLS; encoded by the coding sequence ATGGCAAGTTCTATACCTGAAATGCTGAGAGCAGAATGTAAATGCGAAGATATGGCAAAGTGTGTTCTCGGTCTGAAAGAGCTTGACATCAGCACCTACAAAGCACTTCTGGAAAACGGCCCCATGACCGCAGAAAAACTCGGGGAACTTCTTGGTCGTGAGCGTAGTACGGCATATCGTTCACTACAAAACCTGATATCAGCCGGTCTTGTTTACAGGGAAACAAAGTCCATATCCATTGGCGGATACTACTATGAATATGTGGGAATCGAACCTGTTGTTGTAAAAGAGATGATCCGCAAGAACATAGACCAATGGTACAAGAAAATGAATGACCTTATCGAGAATTTCGATAAGGAACTGCTTTCCTGA
- a CDS encoding sensor histidine kinase, producing MRDADKSKEQLIQELQELRDKYEGTFDEHGSSYGTRNERINNNLIESEENYRQVVSSISSIIWKADVDKGEFTNVYISPVADDILGLEAGTIYNNWETFLSFIHPDDAATIYGKIINGIKNNILKINVEFRAKKADETKLWFYCTCSILKNNGTAQIFGNAVDITEHKRIEQELKNKRNELTQIVNNFPVPMFVINKEHEVTYWNKACEKATAISAETMIGTKDPWLAFYPKKRQVMADMIVDNNIESIMDFYEEKNLKNSFIEKGYEAEDFFPLLSKWLYFTAAPLKDIEGNTIGAIETLQDKTIEKQAEDALIAAKMLAENASRTKSEFLSNVSHELRTPLSLILGYSDLLLEENKLMDEQQVKFAGIIKSGGSMLLEMINSLIYIAEIEDGKMELEISDFSLPDMVYDIQKVARSIAIKKNIKLDFTLDPDIRTIYADKSKLKITFHHLITNAIKFTPEHGRIWVDIRHNHGNALFIDVKDNGIGISDNDKVKLFDTFVQVDGSPTRRYGGSGLGLALVKKLVEIHKGSIWLESEPGKGSTFHLVIPAQNEIIKRTNALLHPTVI from the coding sequence ATGAGAGATGCAGATAAAAGCAAAGAGCAGTTAATTCAAGAACTACAAGAACTTAGAGATAAGTACGAGGGCACTTTTGATGAACATGGGTCCTCATATGGCACTAGAAATGAGAGAATAAATAATAATCTCATTGAAAGTGAAGAGAATTACAGGCAGGTGGTCTCATCTATATCAAGCATCATCTGGAAAGCAGATGTTGATAAAGGTGAATTTACAAATGTATACATATCCCCGGTTGCCGATGATATTCTTGGACTTGAAGCCGGCACGATTTACAATAACTGGGAGACATTTCTTTCTTTTATCCATCCTGATGACGCTGCTACTATATATGGAAAGATAATAAACGGCATCAAGAATAATATTTTAAAAATAAATGTTGAATTCAGGGCTAAAAAAGCAGATGAAACAAAACTATGGTTCTATTGCACCTGCTCCATATTAAAAAACAATGGCACAGCACAGATTTTTGGAAATGCCGTTGACATCACTGAGCACAAAAGAATAGAACAGGAATTGAAGAATAAGAGAAATGAGCTTACCCAGATAGTAAACAATTTCCCTGTTCCTATGTTCGTTATAAACAAGGAACATGAAGTCACCTATTGGAATAAAGCATGTGAAAAGGCGACTGCCATATCCGCCGAAACAATGATCGGTACTAAAGACCCATGGCTGGCATTCTACCCAAAAAAAAGGCAAGTCATGGCTGACATGATCGTCGACAACAACATCGAAAGTATCATGGATTTCTATGAGGAAAAAAACCTTAAAAACTCATTCATTGAGAAAGGATATGAAGCTGAAGATTTCTTTCCGCTTTTGAGCAAATGGTTATATTTCACCGCTGCCCCCCTTAAAGATATAGAAGGAAACACGATCGGAGCTATTGAGACTTTACAGGATAAAACCATCGAAAAGCAAGCAGAGGATGCACTGATAGCTGCCAAGATGCTTGCAGAGAACGCCTCGCGCACAAAAAGTGAGTTCCTGTCCAATGTGAGCCATGAACTCAGGACACCCCTTAGTCTTATTTTAGGATATTCTGACCTGTTGCTTGAAGAAAATAAATTAATGGACGAACAACAGGTGAAGTTTGCAGGGATAATAAAATCGGGTGGTTCAATGCTTCTCGAGATGATAAATTCCCTGATATACATTGCAGAGATCGAAGATGGTAAAATGGAACTAGAGATAAGTGATTTCTCCCTGCCTGATATGGTCTATGACATCCAGAAGGTTGCAAGATCCATAGCAATTAAAAAGAACATAAAACTTGATTTTACACTTGATCCCGACATAAGGACGATCTATGCCGATAAATCCAAACTGAAGATCACATTCCATCATTTGATTACAAATGCTATTAAATTCACACCAGAGCATGGGAGGATATGGGTCGATATAAGGCATAATCATGGAAATGCCTTATTTATTGATGTGAAAGATAACGGAATCGGAATATCCGATAATGACAAAGTTAAACTCTTTGATACTTTTGTCCAGGTTGATGGTTCCCCGACCCGCAGATATGGAGGTAGCGGACTTGGCCTTGCCCTTGTGAAGAAACTGGTAGAGATCCACAAAGGAAGCATCTGGCTTGAAAGTGAACCTGGAAAGGGCAGCACTTTCCATCTGGTAATTCCTGCACAGAATGAGATAATAAAACGAACTAATGCGTTACTACATCCGACGGTAATCTGA